Part of the Spirochaetota bacterium genome is shown below.
ATCGGACCCGCTATCCTTAAAGTTCCTGATATACGCCGTCGCCCCCGGGTCCCTTCCCGTGAGAAATTCATGGGCCAGCCGTTCTTCCACGGAGAACTCGCGGATGATCCGGACGGCCGACGGATTCACGATCGCCGCGGTGAGTCCCTTCTCCCGCGCCATGGTGAGGAACACGGCGTTGATGTGCTTGCGCGCGGGCAGCCCGAATGAAATGTTCGATATGCCCAGGCTCGTCCGGATGCCCTTCCTGTAAAAATGCTCGATGACCGCCAGCGTTTCCATCGCAGCCCCCGGCTCGGCGCTTTCCGCGAGCATGAGCGGGTCGATGAACACGCGCCCGGGCTCGATCCCCGATTCCGCGAGTCTCTCGATGAGCCGCTCGCCTATGGCGATGCGCGCACCCGCCTCCCGGTGGACCCCCGTCTCGTCCAGGCAGAGCGCCACCACGAACGAACCGCAGCGCCGGAGCAGGGGAAGCACGCCCTCAAGGCTCCTCTCTTTTCCGTTTACCGAGTTGATGATCCCCACCCCGGGGTAGAGATCGAGCGCGGCCGCGAGCACCAGCGGATTGTCCGAATCGATCATGAGGGGGGTACGGACCAGGCCGCTTAATATGGAAATAGAGTTGCGCATGGACGCAACCTCGTCGAGCCCCGGTACGCCCACGTTGATATCGAGCAGGTACGCGCCCTCGGCCTCCTGCTTCCGGGATTCCTCGCGCAAAAAAATGTTCCGGCCGGATTTGAGCTCCTCGGCGAATTTCTTGCGCGCGGTCGGGTTCAGCCGCTCGCCAATGTAGAGGGGACCGCCGTGCGTGGAAAGATCCAGTGTCTGGTAACGGCTGGTGATGAAGTGGTAGCTCACCCGCCCCGGCCGGGACGGTTCCCCGCAGGCCGTGCACCTCTTTTTCAGGGCGGCGATATGACCCGGCGTGGTGCCGCAGCATCCCCCGATCACCGCGATGCCCATTCTCGCGAACTCCATCGAGGTATCCGCGAACTCTTCGGGAGAAAGATGATAATGGGCGAGCCCGCCGGTAAATTCAGGCAGCCCGGCGTTCGCCCACACGGTGAGCGGGACGCCGATTCGCTTTAACTCGCCTATGGAATCGCGGTAAAGCGCAAGGATGCCGTCCGGGCCCATGCTGCAATTGATCCCCACGGCGTGGGCGCCGCACTCCGCGAGGGTCGCCAGGCCCGTAAAGATGTCGGTGCCGGTGAGCGTTTTCCCGCCCGGTTCGAAGGTCATGCTGCAGATTACCGGCAGGGGCGCGGTGTCACGGGCGGCGCGAAGCGCGGTCTTCGCTTCCAG
Proteins encoded:
- a CDS encoding 5-methyltetrahydrofolate--homocysteine methyltransferase, which gives rise to MPSRSSVERFLGRLSDSPPLILDGATGTIIMKALPGFRGCIESLNLERADLVRDIHRAYLDAGADIIETNTFGGSALKLEEYGLASSCREINERAAAIAREAVSGSGALVAGSIGPSGRLVEPLGETRVSALYDSFALQAEGLARGGADIFIIETMNDILEAKTALRAARDTAPLPVICSMTFEPGGKTLTGTDIFTGLATLAECGAHAVGINCSMGPDGILALYRDSIGELKRIGVPLTVWANAGLPEFTGGLAHYHLSPEEFADTSMEFARMGIAVIGGCCGTTPGHIAALKKRCTACGEPSRPGRVSYHFITSRYQTLDLSTHGGPLYIGERLNPTARKKFAEELKSGRNIFLREESRKQEAEGAYLLDINVGVPGLDEVASMRNSISILSGLVRTPLMIDSDNPLVLAAALDLYPGVGIINSVNGKERSLEGVLPLLRRCGSFVVALCLDETGVHREAGARIAIGERLIERLAESGIEPGRVFIDPLMLAESAEPGAAMETLAVIEHFYRKGIRTSLGISNISFGLPARKHINAVFLTMAREKGLTAAIVNPSAVRIIREFSVEERLAHEFLTGRDPGATAYIRNFKDSGSDTAPAVSKPSEGPLARVERLIIEGNGDEIESAVRDALATEPPDGIMNGALIKGLGTVGDLYNSGEYFLPQMIASANAMKKGFALLKPLLTTEGSPRAGKVVICTVRGDVHDIGKNIVAMMLENHGFEVYDLGKDIPAEDVLKAVEKHGPHLLCLSSLLTTTLGEMGKIAGMIESRGLRVKMLIGGAVATPEYAASIGAHYAADAVAGVKIAKGLVAG